In Macadamia integrifolia cultivar HAES 741 unplaced genomic scaffold, SCU_Mint_v3 scaffold1129, whole genome shotgun sequence, the following proteins share a genomic window:
- the LOC122062840 gene encoding pentatricopeptide repeat-containing protein At5g18950-like has product MAPSSSSLIVNFLCQNIRRIQNPQRHGKTIRNLVVKGGDGTQQEPQIVDGKLQLQFTEQMAIEVCNTIRTRPRWEQTLLSDFPSLNHCMFDPNCFGEIIKRQNNAFLSFRFFQWVSSHPGFSPGPQFCSVLFDTLVEAKAAKAAKSFLLTFPGFQPQPSSLESFIRCLCDDGAIYDALGVFSQLKNLNFMPALSVWNSALLGSLRIERTDLVWDLYAKMMESGLVGDVDTVGYLIRAFCKDNKLSEAYELLRQVIEAGHTPDNIAFTKLISGFCRDGNYAKVSELLHLMIAKGRLPDIFTYQEIIFGLCKNGMGNEALRVFSDLKDRGYAPDRVMYTTVIDGLCKMGRLGEARKLWFEMIHKGLKPNEYTYNALMDGYCKAGNLEKAQELHREMCDRGYRESTVSYNTLIAGFCLHGKTDKAHQLFEEMPTRGTNRDVITYNTLIQGLCKEGKVVEAMNLFNELMVMDLQPSTSSYTPLIQALCEEGKAQEAIELWKDMQNRSLEPLVCTHDYIITGLCKQGNPAEGMEWLTKMLTSKLRPRRKTFNRLVEAFSSNDQFDDALLVLDYLFGMDYTLEEPVCHSLISQLCKENLCGAQEEIEAVLGRD; this is encoded by the coding sequence ATGGCACCATCTTCGTCTTCTCTGATCGTCAACTTCCTTTGCCAGAACATTCGTAGAATCCAAAACCCTCAACGTCATGGGAAAACAATCCGAAACCTCGTCGTGAAAGGAGGTGATGGAACACAACAAGAACCCCAAATCGTGGATGGAAAACTTCAGCTTCAATTCACAGAACAAATGGCGATTGAGGTCTGCAACACCATACGAACACGACCCAGATGGGAACAGACACTCCtctctgatttcccctctctCAATCACTGTATGTTCGATCCTAACTGCTTTGGAGAGATCATTAAGCGTCAAAACAATGCTTTCTTATCTTTTCGTTTCTTTCAATGGGTCTCCTCTCACCCTGGCTTCTCTCCTGGCCCTCAATTCTGCTCTGTTCTCTTCGATACCCTTGTCGAAGCCAAAGCAGCCAAAGCTGCCAAATCATTTCTTCTGACCTTCCCAGGATTTCAACCCCAACCTTCTTCTTTAGAATCCTTCATTCGATGTCTCTGCGATGATGGAGCAATCTATGACGCTCTTGGTGTGTTTTCACAGCTCAAAAATTTAAACTTTATGCCTGCTCTATCAGTTTGGAATTCAGCTTTATTGGGTTCTCTACGTATTGAGAGAACCGATCTGGTTTGGGATTTGTATGCTAAAATGATGGAATCTGGCCTAGTGGGCGATGTTGACACTGTTGGGTATCTAATCCGAGCCTTCTGTAAGGACAACAAGCTCTCCGAAGCTTATGAGCTTCTTCGGCAAGTGATTGAAGCTGGGCATACCCCGGATAATATTGCTTTCACCAAATTGATTTCTGGATTTTGCAGAGATGGGAATTATGCTAAGGTCTCAGAGCTTCTCCATTTGATGATAGCGAAGGGTCGGCTTCCTGATATCTTTACTTATCAGGAAATCATTTTTGGGCTGTGCAAGAATGGTATGGGGAATGAAGCTCTCCGGGTCTTCAGTGATCTCAAGGACAGAGGTTATGCTCCTGATAGGGTTATGTACACCACAGTGATTGATGGTCTCTGCAAGATGGGTAGATTAGGGGAAGCAAGAAAGCTTTGGTTTGAGATGATTCATAAAGGATTGAAGCCAAATGAATATACATATAATGCACTCATGGATGGATACTGCAAGGCAGGTAATTTGGAAAAGGCCCAGGAGTTACATAGGGAGATGTGTGATAGAGGATACAGAGAGAGCACAGTGAGTTATAACACATTGATTGCAGGATTTTGTCTACATGGGAAGACAGACAAAGCACATCAGCTGTTTGAAGAAATGCCCACTAGAGGTACCAACCGTGATGTAATTACATATAATACTCTGATTCAGGGTCTTTGTAAGGAAGGGAAAGTAGTTGAGGCTATGAACTTGTTCAATGAACTTATGGTGATGGATTTGCAACCATCTACTTCATCTTATACTCCTCTGATTCAGGCTCTTTGTGAGGAGGGAAAAGCACAGGAAGCAATTGAGTTGTGGAAAGATATGCAAAATCGGAGTTTGGAGCCATTGGTCTGTACTCATGATTATATCATTACAGGATTGTGTAAGCAGGGAAATCCTGCAGAGGGCATGGAGTGGTTGACGAAGATGTTAACAAGTAAGCTGAGGCCTAGGAGGAAGACTTTTAACAGATTGGTTGAAGCTTTCTCTTCAAATGATCAGTTTGATGATGCTTTGCTTGTTTTAGATTATCTGTTTGGAATGGATTATACTCTTGAAGAACCAGTTTGCCATTCTCTGATTAGTCAACTTTGCAAAGAGAATTTGTGTGGAGCCCAGGAGGAAATTGAGGCGGTTTTGGGAAGAGACTGA